From the Clostridium cagae genome, the window CCTGGATTTTCTTTTTCAACTCCACCGTTAAAGAAGAATGTAACGTGAGCATATTTTTCAGTCTCAGCAATTCTTAATTGATTTAATCCTTTTGAACTTACATATTCTCCAAGAGTATTAGCTAAAGTTTGAGGCTTATAAGCTACTTCAACACCTTCTAAAGTCTTGTCATATTGAGTCATTGTTACAAAAGTAAGATTTAGAGTTTCTCTCTTAAATCCATCAAATACTTTATCATTAATAGCTCTAGTTATTTCTCTTGCTCTATCTGGTCTGAAGTTAAAAAATATAACTGAATCTCCATTTTTTATTGTTGCTGTTGGATCTCCATTTTCTAAAACTACTGTTGGTAAAACAAATTCATCAGTTTTATTATCATGGTAAGATTTTTCCATTGCTTCTACTGCACTATTAGCAGTTTCACCTTCACCTAATACTAAAGCATTATAAGCAAGTTCTACTCTTTCCCATCTATTATCTCTATCCATAGCATAATATCTACCACTTATAGTAGCTATTTTACCTATACCAACTTCAGCCATCATAGATTCAGTTTTTTCTACAAATTCTTTACCTGATGACGGTGCAACGTCTCTACCATCCATAAATGCATGAACATATACATTTTGAATTCCTTCTTTTTTAGCAAATTCTAAAAGACCTCTTAAATGTTCGATGTGTGAATGTACTCCACCATCTGATAATAATCCCATTAAGTGTAATGCAGAATTATTATTTTTAGCATTAGTCATAGCTTTCATTAAAGATTCATTTTCAAAGAAATCTCCATCTTTAATAGCCTTAGTAATTCTAGTTAATTCTTGATATACTATTCTACCAGAACCAATATTTAAATGACCTACTTCTGAGTTTCCCATTTGTCCTTCTGGTAATCCAACTTCTAATCCACTTGCTTGTAATTGTGATGTTGGATAATTTGCTACTAATCTATCAAAATTAGGTTTTTTAGCTAAGCTTACAGCATTTCCTTCAGATTTTGGCGCTATTCCAAAACCATCTAATATCATTAACATAACTGGTCTCTTTGACATATTCCTATCCCTCCAGATTTATTATTAAAATATCATAATATACTAATATTATCTTTTATTCTCTATATTTTTAACCATTTTAATTATATTATTTTTTTAGATGTATTGCAACTTATAATACCTTTAAGATTATATATGCAAATAACATAGAAACATGGCATTACTAACTTTTAATTTAAACTGCAGTAAACCATTTAAGGAATATTTCTGATTGATTTTGAAATATTTCCATCATTTTCATTTAAAATATTAATGCAAGATTTCTTATCTTTCTTTATAAGCAACATAAGAATCGCAACTTTAACCTGATTTCCGCTATCAATTAATGCTTTTTCTGCTTCTTCTACAGACGAATTTGTACACTCTGCAATTATATTTTTAGAACGTTCTATTAATTTTTTATTGGTTGGCTGAACATCAACCATTAAATTATGATACACTTTTCCTTTTTTTATCATAAGAGATGTAGAAATCATATTTAGAATCATTTTTTGAGCCGTACCGGCCTTCATCCTAGTGCTACCTGTTATTACTTCTGCACCAACAATAGCTTCAATAAAATATTTAGCATGTTGACTAATTTGAGCATTGTTTACACAAGAAATAGCTCCAGTTAAAGCACCTATTTCATTTGCATAATCTAATCCACCAATTACATAAGGAGTTCTGCCACTTGCTGCTAATCCTATGACAGTATCATGAGAATTTAGTTTAATCTCTTTTAAATCTTCTTTTGCAAGAGTTAATGAATCTTCTGCACCTTCTTTAGCTTTTAATAAAGCACCATATCCTCCTGCAATAATTCCTTGAACTAAAGACGCATCAACTCCATAAGTTGGAGGACACTCACTGGCATCTAAAACTCCAAGTCTCCCTGAAGTACCTGCTCCTATATATATAACTCTCCCCCCAAATAACATTTTTTCATAAGTTGCATCAATTAATTTTTCAATTTCAGGAATAACCTTTTCAATTGCGTACGCAATTTTTTTATCTTCAGAATTTATAGTTTTAATAATTTCACATGTACTCATAATATCTATATTTTCACTATTTATATTTCTTTTTTCTGTTTCAAGATTATCAATTATACTACCCATTCATATCACTTCCTAAAATATTATTAATTTATTGAATTATACAATTTTTGGAATAAATTTTCAAGATATACACAGCTAAAATTGTGTTGTAAACAATAAGTATAAAATTAAGTTTCATTAACATTATTTACATAATACATTTATAGCAAATATGCCTCTGATAATATAATTAACAACATTTGTATATTTACATGCATAATAAAATGATACACATAATATTATGTAATAAGTAATATCATTTGGAATTTAATAGGTATCGTAAATGATCATTCTATTTAGATTTTATTAAAAGAAAGGTGTTAGGTATGGATTATAAAAAAATTGCTCAAGACGTGTTAAATGCCGTAGGTGGAAAAGACAATATATTGTCAAATGAAACATGTATGACAAGGCTTCGTATTACTACTAAAGACTATTCAAAAGTAGATCTATTAGTAATAAAAAAAATTGAAGGTGTTTTGGGTGTTGTTGAATCCGAAACCTTACAAATTGTTTTTGGACCTGGTAAGGTTACAAAGATTGGTTCAGAATTTGCAGAATTAAGTGGTTTATCTTTAGGTTCAGCAGATAACATGACTGTAGAAAAATTAGCTAAAGAAAATAAATCAGAAATTAAATCTAAACAAAACCATCCAGTTCAAATTTTCCTTAGAAAAATTGCTAATATTTTCATCCCACTACTGCCTGGCATTATTGCAGCCGGTTTAATCAATGGCATCTGTAATGTTATTAATGTTTCCACAAATGGAGCTCTTAGTGGGAAATGGTGGTATGAATGTATTAGAACTATGGGTTGGGCCCTATTTGCCTATTTACCTATCTTTGTTGGTATGAATGCTGCAAAGGAATTTAAAGGTTCACCAATATTAGGTGCTTTAGCTGGTGCATTATCAATAGTAAATTCTTCTATGCCTCTTCTATGTAAGTTTAAGGATATAGAAGTTTTACTTCCTTTTACAGACAAAGCATTCAATCCTGCAGCAGGTGGTTTGTTGGCAGCTTTAATTGCAGGTATGTTTTTCGCATGGCTTGAAAGACAAATCCGTAAATTTATGCCTGATATTCTTCAAACCTTTTTTACTCCATTATTAACTGTTATTATTGGTGGTTTAATAACTCTAATAGTACTTCAACCAATAGGTTCTTTCTTAACTTCTGGTATTTATGGTGGATTAGATTTCATTTATACAAAACTCGGCTTAATTGGTGGCTATATTTTATCTGCCTGCTTCTTACCATTAGTTTCCGTTGGATTGCATCAGGCATTAACTCCCATTCACGCAATGCTTAATGATCCCAACGGTGCCACAAATGGAATTAACTACTTATTACCTATACTAATGATGGCAGGTGGTGGACAAGTTGGTGCTGGTTTTGCATTATACCTAAAAACTAAAAACAAAAAATTAAAACAATTAACAAGAGATTCATTACCCGTTGGAATATTAGGTATTGGTGAACCTTTGATGTATGCAGTCACTCTTCCATTAGGGCGACCATTTATAACAGCTTGTTTAGGGGCTGGTTTTGGTGGAGGTTTAGCTTCATTATTTCATTTAGGAACAGTATCTCAAGGTGTATCAGGTTTATTTGGATTATTAATAGTTGAACCTGGAAGTCAATTCTTCTATATTATTGCAATGATTTCAGCTTATATTGGTGGTTTTATATTAACTTACTTCTTTGGTGTAGATGAAGATAGAATAAATAAAATTTATGGAAAATAAAAAAATAATAGGTGGTTAAAATGAATGACTACGGAATATCTTTATATCTTGGAACAGGATATGAATATAATAGATATATCATAAAAAAAGCATACAAATACAATGCTAAATATGCGTTTACTTCCCTTAATATACCTGAAGAAAAATCAGCTGATTATAAAAATGAAATTAAATCATTATTAAAGTTATGTAAACAAAATTGTCTTAATCTTATAATAGATGTTGAGCCAAAGATTCTTGAAAAACTGAGTTTTAAAACCTTAGAAGAATTAAAACTGGCAGGTATAACTCATTTACGCTTAGATTATGGTTTTTCAAATGAAGATATAATTAATTTATCAAAAGAGTTTAATATAGTTTTTAATGCATCTACTTTATTAGAAAAGGATCTATTAGAACTTATAAAATGTGGTGCAGATTTCACAAAATTTTATGCATGTCATAATTTTTATCCTAAAGAATTAACAGGTCTTTCTTTAAAGAAAGTAGCAAAGCTGAACAGAAAATATAAAGATTTAGGATTAAAAACCATAGCTTTTGTAGCAGGTGATAAGATATTAAGAGGCCCAATTTATAGTGGATTACCCACAGTTGAAGAGCATCGACAAGGTGATATGTTATTAAATGTATTACAGCTAATAAAGGATGCTTATACAGACATTTGTATAGTAGGGGATGTTGATATTAAGGATGAAAGTTTTAAATCCCTTATGGAATTGTCTAATGGATATATAAGTTTACATGCAGATATTATTGATAATTATTCCTTTGTTAAAGATATAATCCACCATGACAGGCCTGATTCTTCTGAGTACGTTATTCGTTCACAAGAATCAAGAATTTATACTTCACAAGGAAAAAGATTTAATGTAGAACCAACTAAAGAACGTAAAAAAGGAAGTATATCAATAAGCAACTGTAATTATTTACGATATTCAGGTGAACTTGAAATTGCAAGAAAGGACTTACCTATTGAAAATAGAATAAATATTATTGGTACTGTAAAAAACAAAGATATTGAATATCTAAATTATATAACAGATGGCATGGGATTTAAATTTATTTAGATTTATTAAAAAGGATGTATCAAAATAATGATACATCCTTTTTAATTAAACTCTAATTTTTATTACATAAATCAAAAGAGTTAAATCTAAAAATAAATCCTAACATTCATTTTAGCTTTAACTCTTTTCCAATTATATTATTGTCGATATTTATTTATTATTTTTAATTTCATTTAATCTATCTTTAATATAGAGTACTTTATTATTGCTCCGAAATCTCTTGTTCTTCATTTTTAGATTGTTTATTTTCATCTATATATTCATTCATATGCTTTTTACTTTCTTCTATATTATCTTTTGTATAAGTATGTACTTCATTGTAAGTATATACTTTATTATGTTCTCTATCTTTTTTTTGCATTTCTAATAATTTTTCTTCATTATTTATTTCTTTATAATTTCCATCTTGCAATTTTTCTTTTAAACTAGATGATATTACCACACCATTTCTTACTTCATCACCATTATCATATGATTCATTTGCTTTGGTATTTGAATTTTGTGACTCTGCTGAACTTTCAGATTTTTGTGATTTAGCAGCTTGAATTTGAGATTCTATTAATTGTATTTGAGACTCTATCGATTGTATCTGTGATTGCTTAGTCTCATCATCTATTTCATTATTTTGTAATAATTCATTTCTTTCAATCTCTAATTCTTGCTTACTGCTTTGAAGACTTGATATTTGACTACTATTATTCACACTACTACTTTGAGTATAACTATTTGTTGATGTATTAGAATTTATTTGCATTAAAATCTCCTCCTTGAATCTTTTTCTAATTCAAGAATAGTGTATATCAGTAAGCTTAACAGTAGCTTAATCTTGATCCAAATAAAATTATTGCTATATTTTGATT encodes:
- the gpmI gene encoding 2,3-bisphosphoglycerate-independent phosphoglycerate mutase, producing MSKRPVMLMILDGFGIAPKSEGNAVSLAKKPNFDRLVANYPTSQLQASGLEVGLPEGQMGNSEVGHLNIGSGRIVYQELTRITKAIKDGDFFENESLMKAMTNAKNNNSALHLMGLLSDGGVHSHIEHLRGLLEFAKKEGIQNVYVHAFMDGRDVAPSSGKEFVEKTESMMAEVGIGKIATISGRYYAMDRDNRWERVELAYNALVLGEGETANSAVEAMEKSYHDNKTDEFVLPTVVLENGDPTATIKNGDSVIFFNFRPDRAREITRAINDKVFDGFKRETLNLTFVTMTQYDKTLEGVEVAYKPQTLANTLGEYVSSKGLNQLRIAETEKYAHVTFFFNGGVEKENPGEERVVIPSPKVATYDLKPEMSAYEVTDELLNRLDSDKYDMVILNFANPDMVGHTGVIPAAVKAIESVDECLGKIADKMLEKDGCLFITADHGNAETMIDFSTGNPFTAHTIDPVPFVWIANNTEGKTIKDGKLADIAPTMLNQLGLEVPAEMTGENLVTTK
- a CDS encoding PTS transporter subunit EIIC, whose translation is MDYKKIAQDVLNAVGGKDNILSNETCMTRLRITTKDYSKVDLLVIKKIEGVLGVVESETLQIVFGPGKVTKIGSEFAELSGLSLGSADNMTVEKLAKENKSEIKSKQNHPVQIFLRKIANIFIPLLPGIIAAGLINGICNVINVSTNGALSGKWWYECIRTMGWALFAYLPIFVGMNAAKEFKGSPILGALAGALSIVNSSMPLLCKFKDIEVLLPFTDKAFNPAAGGLLAALIAGMFFAWLERQIRKFMPDILQTFFTPLLTVIIGGLITLIVLQPIGSFLTSGIYGGLDFIYTKLGLIGGYILSACFLPLVSVGLHQALTPIHAMLNDPNGATNGINYLLPILMMAGGGQVGAGFALYLKTKNKKLKQLTRDSLPVGILGIGEPLMYAVTLPLGRPFITACLGAGFGGGLASLFHLGTVSQGVSGLFGLLIVEPGSQFFYIIAMISAYIGGFILTYFFGVDEDRINKIYGK
- a CDS encoding MupG family TIM beta-alpha barrel fold protein; the encoded protein is MNDYGISLYLGTGYEYNRYIIKKAYKYNAKYAFTSLNIPEEKSADYKNEIKSLLKLCKQNCLNLIIDVEPKILEKLSFKTLEELKLAGITHLRLDYGFSNEDIINLSKEFNIVFNASTLLEKDLLELIKCGADFTKFYACHNFYPKELTGLSLKKVAKLNRKYKDLGLKTIAFVAGDKILRGPIYSGLPTVEEHRQGDMLLNVLQLIKDAYTDICIVGDVDIKDESFKSLMELSNGYISLHADIIDNYSFVKDIIHHDRPDSSEYVIRSQESRIYTSQGKRFNVEPTKERKKGSISISNCNYLRYSGELEIARKDLPIENRINIIGTVKNKDIEYLNYITDGMGFKFI
- a CDS encoding FlxA-like family protein codes for the protein MQINSNTSTNSYTQSSSVNNSSQISSLQSSKQELEIERNELLQNNEIDDETKQSQIQSIESQIQLIESQIQAAKSQKSESSAESQNSNTKANESYDNGDEVRNGVVISSSLKEKLQDGNYKEINNEEKLLEMQKKDREHNKVYTYNEVHTYTKDNIEESKKHMNEYIDENKQSKNEEQEISEQ
- the murQ gene encoding N-acetylmuramic acid 6-phosphate etherase → MGSIIDNLETEKRNINSENIDIMSTCEIIKTINSEDKKIAYAIEKVIPEIEKLIDATYEKMLFGGRVIYIGAGTSGRLGVLDASECPPTYGVDASLVQGIIAGGYGALLKAKEGAEDSLTLAKEDLKEIKLNSHDTVIGLAASGRTPYVIGGLDYANEIGALTGAISCVNNAQISQHAKYFIEAIVGAEVITGSTRMKAGTAQKMILNMISTSLMIKKGKVYHNLMVDVQPTNKKLIERSKNIIAECTNSSVEEAEKALIDSGNQVKVAILMLLIKKDKKSCINILNENDGNISKSIRNIP